In Necator americanus strain Aroian chromosome IV, whole genome shotgun sequence, the following proteins share a genomic window:
- a CDS encoding hypothetical protein (NECATOR_CHRIV.G16661.T2) — protein MSIPRIPVQSSGPLTCAESLQRAPSPILFPENVPGAGKHNTEHDGMFTNKQKNFRTDLSPDDVKLVNELGRLTPDQLAEYIKNVQNTAYTLGIDEARQFSRGKMLQIFKR, from the exons ATGAGCATTCCACGGATTCCAGTACAGTCATCAGGACCTTTAACATGTGCAGAATCATTACAACGAGCACCTTCACCTatccttttcccagaaaatGTCCCCGGTGCTGGCAAGCACAATACCGAACACGAT GGAATGTTCACAAACAAGCAAAAGAATTTCCGAACCGACCTCTCGCCTGATGATGTAAAGCTTGTCAATG AACTAGGGCGACTAACACCGGATCAATTAGCAGAGTACATCAAAAACGTCCAGAACACTGCTTATACTCTCGGAATTGATGAAG CTCGGCAGTTCTCTCGAGGGAAAATGCTGCAGATCTTCAAACGGTGA
- a CDS encoding hypothetical protein (NECATOR_CHRIV.G16661.T1): protein MSIPRIPVQSSGPLTCAESLQRAPSPILFPENVPGAGKHNTEHDGMFTNKQKNFRTDLSPDDVKLVNELGRLTPDQLAEYIKNVQNTAYTLGIDEGRATTDYLL from the exons ATGAGCATTCCACGGATTCCAGTACAGTCATCAGGACCTTTAACATGTGCAGAATCATTACAACGAGCACCTTCACCTatccttttcccagaaaatGTCCCCGGTGCTGGCAAGCACAATACCGAACACGAT GGAATGTTCACAAACAAGCAAAAGAATTTCCGAACCGACCTCTCGCCTGATGATGTAAAGCTTGTCAATG AACTAGGGCGACTAACACCGGATCAATTAGCAGAGTACATCAAAAACGTCCAGAACACTGCTTATACTCTCGGAATTGATGAAGGTCGTGCAACTACTGACTACTTACTTTGA
- a CDS encoding hypothetical protein (NECATOR_CHRIV.G16662.T1), producing MTRHDSKGYSRRRRSSEVIEADTSPKRRRSSESMNVSIQTDRPFSPATLARKLDEMRADILKDAVDQLSAVELRGFDGKVETEEEYMKRREEVRRQLSDPEAFDANGRTELNYDAAAIAGAKLLIDEKRATRSMCKKLHEDCGIEEDEILYKPLPYDEGSVFQSAKLLADSRQASVVESLVDFQKQIKLKSEVLNCVALRNNEEMSKSDGRLTRRAREEEMERQKANARAAKHKKKNLMRTPSKNVQVNPLDDKKIIERYALEVASEVRDNRKRRRIAPVPFDITLLDDIDYNFSGCPA from the exons ATGACGAGGCACGACAGCAAAGGTTATTCACGTAGAAGACGTTCAAGTGAAGTGATTGAGGCGGACACATCGCCAAAG CGCCGCAGGTCAAGTGAGTCGATGAATGTCAGCATTCAAACTGATAGACCGTTTTCACCAGCAACACTTGCGAGAAAG CTGGATGAGATGCGTGCAGATATTTTGAAGGATGCTGTTGATCAGCTATCCGCAGTTGAACTCAGAGGCTTTGACGGAAAG GTGGAAACGGAGGAGGAGTACATGAAACGCCGTGAAGAAGTGCGACGTCAGCTGAGCGATCCCGAAGCATTCGACGCAAATGGAAGAACAGAACTTAACTATGATGCAGCTGCGATTGCTGGGGCAAAACTGTTGATTGACGAAAAAAGAGCGACTAGAAGCATGTGTAAGAA GCTCCATGAAGATTGCGGTATAGAAGAGGATGAAATCCTGTACAAGCCTCTCCCTTATGATGAAGGAAGCGTCTTCCAGTCAGCCAAACTTCTAGCAGA TTCGAGGCAAGCATCAGTTGTAGAGTCTCTCGTCGACTTCCAAAAACAGATTAAACTAAAATCGGAGGTCCTTAATTGTGTTGCACTAAGAAATAACG AGGAAATGTCGAAGTCAGATGGAAGGTTGACTCGTCGTGCGCGTGAGGAGGAAATGGAACGCCAGAAGGCCAACGCTAGAGCTGCCAAGcacaagaagaagaatcttATGCGCACTCCATCGAAGAATGTCCAGGTTAACCCACTCGACGATAAAAag ataaTTGAAAGGTACGCCTTGGAGGTAGCTTCGGAAGTACGTGACAACCGAAAGCGTCGTCGTATAGCCCCCGTACCGTTCGATATTACTCTACTCGATGACATTGATTACAATTTCAGCGGTTGTCCTGCATAA
- a CDS encoding hypothetical protein (NECATOR_CHRIV.G16662.T2): MILLCPSFAFATYEAQAQTGRRRCRAARTSCPLVDKREHHSMTRHDSKGYSRRRRSSEVIEADTSPKRRRSSESMNVSIQTDRPFSPATLARKLDEMRADILKDAVDQLSAVELRGFDGKVETEEEYMKRREEVRRQLSDPEAFDANGRTELNYDAAAIAGAKLLIDEKRATRSMCKKLHEDCGIEEDEILYKPLPYDEGSVFQSAKLLADSRQASVVESLVDFQKQIKLKSEVLNCVALRNNEEMSKSDGRLTRRAREEEMERQKANARAAKHKKKNLMRTPSKNVQVNPLDDKKIIERYALEVASEVRDNRKRRRIAPVPFDITLLDDIDYNFSGCPA, translated from the exons ATGATCCTACTTTGTCCATCCTTTGCATTCGCGACGTATGAG GCGCAGGCACAAACTGGTCGCAGACGTTGCCGCGCGGCGCGGACGAGTTGTCCGTTGGTTGACAAGCGCGAACACCACAG TATGACGAGGCACGACAGCAAAGGTTATTCACGTAGAAGACGTTCAAGTGAAGTGATTGAGGCGGACACATCGCCAAAG CGCCGCAGGTCAAGTGAGTCGATGAATGTCAGCATTCAAACTGATAGACCGTTTTCACCAGCAACACTTGCGAGAAAG CTGGATGAGATGCGTGCAGATATTTTGAAGGATGCTGTTGATCAGCTATCCGCAGTTGAACTCAGAGGCTTTGACGGAAAG GTGGAAACGGAGGAGGAGTACATGAAACGCCGTGAAGAAGTGCGACGTCAGCTGAGCGATCCCGAAGCATTCGACGCAAATGGAAGAACAGAACTTAACTATGATGCAGCTGCGATTGCTGGGGCAAAACTGTTGATTGACGAAAAAAGAGCGACTAGAAGCATGTGTAAGAA GCTCCATGAAGATTGCGGTATAGAAGAGGATGAAATCCTGTACAAGCCTCTCCCTTATGATGAAGGAAGCGTCTTCCAGTCAGCCAAACTTCTAGCAGA TTCGAGGCAAGCATCAGTTGTAGAGTCTCTCGTCGACTTCCAAAAACAGATTAAACTAAAATCGGAGGTCCTTAATTGTGTTGCACTAAGAAATAACG AGGAAATGTCGAAGTCAGATGGAAGGTTGACTCGTCGTGCGCGTGAGGAGGAAATGGAACGCCAGAAGGCCAACGCTAGAGCTGCCAAGcacaagaagaagaatcttATGCGCACTCCATCGAAGAATGTCCAGGTTAACCCACTCGACGATAAAAag ataaTTGAAAGGTACGCCTTGGAGGTAGCTTCGGAAGTACGTGACAACCGAAAGCGTCGTCGTATAGCCCCCGTACCGTTCGATATTACTCTACTCGATGACATTGATTACAATTTCAGCGGTTGTCCTGCATAA